The Phragmitibacter flavus genome includes a region encoding these proteins:
- a CDS encoding efflux RND transporter periplasmic adaptor subunit — protein sequence MNATTTPNTENLSDIILGANAPARPWTKLTAALILVALVVTAWLWWSHRTQAQNQASPYITEPLKRGDINLTITATGNLEPTNEVTVGSELSGTTLAVYVDTNDHVTKGQPLAKLDSSKLNQQTESSRASLRSAQAKVAQAEATLKESEASLARTKNLEKLTSGKAVSTADVDTAIATAERAKADLLSAKAAVGEAEAQVRINESDLEKAIIKSPIDGIVLTRNLEPGQTVAASFTAPELFVIAEKLEHMKLKVAVAEADIGRVANQQTATFTVDAWPDRSYTANVTKVSYGSAVTDNVVTYEAELQVTNDDLSLRPGMTATADIRVAEATQAYLVPNAALRFNPTTASASAAPPKKSFVQNLIPSPRGGGSRPKTNDTPNTRPTAGNHQIWILRDGKPQSLPVKLGISDGRHTEVISDNITEGLPVIIQANANAITP from the coding sequence ATGAACGCCACCACCACACCCAACACCGAAAATCTCTCGGACATCATCCTCGGTGCCAACGCGCCAGCCCGTCCCTGGACCAAACTCACTGCGGCACTCATCCTCGTCGCTCTCGTGGTGACCGCATGGCTGTGGTGGAGTCATCGAACCCAAGCTCAAAACCAGGCCTCCCCCTACATCACCGAGCCCCTCAAACGCGGCGACATCAACCTCACCATCACCGCCACCGGCAACCTCGAACCCACCAATGAAGTCACCGTCGGCAGCGAACTCTCCGGCACCACATTGGCCGTCTATGTCGACACCAACGATCATGTCACCAAAGGCCAGCCGCTCGCCAAACTCGACAGCAGCAAACTCAATCAACAAACCGAAAGCAGCCGCGCCAGCCTCCGCTCCGCCCAGGCCAAAGTCGCCCAGGCCGAAGCCACCCTCAAGGAAAGCGAAGCCTCCCTCGCCCGCACCAAAAACCTGGAAAAACTCACCAGCGGCAAAGCCGTCTCCACCGCCGATGTCGATACCGCCATCGCCACTGCCGAACGCGCCAAAGCCGATCTCCTCAGTGCCAAAGCCGCCGTCGGAGAAGCCGAAGCCCAGGTCCGCATCAACGAAAGCGACCTCGAAAAAGCCATCATCAAATCGCCCATCGACGGCATCGTTCTCACCCGCAACCTCGAGCCCGGCCAGACCGTTGCCGCCAGCTTCACTGCCCCCGAACTCTTCGTCATCGCCGAAAAACTCGAACACATGAAACTCAAAGTGGCCGTCGCCGAAGCCGACATCGGTCGCGTCGCCAACCAACAAACAGCCACCTTCACCGTCGACGCCTGGCCCGACCGGTCCTATACCGCCAACGTCACCAAAGTCTCCTACGGTTCCGCCGTCACCGACAACGTCGTCACCTACGAAGCCGAACTGCAAGTCACCAACGACGACCTCAGCCTCCGCCCCGGCATGACCGCCACCGCCGACATCCGCGTCGCCGAAGCCACCCAGGCTTACCTCGTCCCCAACGCCGCCCTCCGATTCAACCCCACCACCGCCTCCGCCTCAGCCGCTCCACCAAAAAAGTCCTTCGTCCAAAACCTCATCCCAAGTCCACGCGGCGGCGGATCCCGACCCAAAACAAACGACACCCCCAACACCCGCCCGACCGCCGGCAATCATCAAATCTGGATCCTCCGCGACGGCAAACCGCAATCGCTTCCAGTCAAACTCGGCATCAGCGATGGACGCCACACCGAAGTCATCAGCGACAACATCACCGAAGGCCTGCCAGTCATCATCCAAGCCAACGCCAACGCCATCACGCCATGA
- a CDS encoding ABC transporter permease yields the protein MVLNAFFIALREIRRNLTRAFLTVLGVIIGVAAVITMVTLGQGTTQAVKNQISSLGTNLLVLRPGAGFGPRSSAAGVPLFTEQDSRAISEQIYGVASIAPVSSSSLSTIYRQNARSTTVTGTTPNYFSINNWKLADGRFFTEGDLRGGQAVCVIGDTVRQELFGNENPIGQKIRIGKASSEVIGILSAKGQSGMGNQDDTIIVPLSTLQRRLVGKTSAHDIASITISAAEDANSDQLIADITSLMRQRRNLQSNQDNNFSLFDTRQIADTLSASTQMMTTLLAAVAGVSLLVGGIGIMNIMLVSVTERTREIGIRLAIGARAREVLLQFLVEAITLSTIGGIVGILLALGLCFSLAQLIQVPFQFNPQINLTAFLFSAAVGILFGFTPAQRAARLDPIDALRHE from the coding sequence ATGGTTCTCAACGCCTTCTTCATCGCCCTTCGCGAGATCCGTCGCAATCTCACCCGCGCCTTTCTCACCGTGCTTGGCGTCATCATCGGCGTCGCCGCCGTCATCACCATGGTCACCCTCGGCCAGGGCACCACCCAGGCCGTCAAAAACCAAATCTCCAGCCTCGGCACCAACCTCCTCGTGCTTCGACCCGGTGCCGGCTTCGGACCCCGCTCCTCCGCCGCTGGCGTTCCCCTGTTCACCGAACAAGACTCCCGCGCCATCTCCGAACAAATCTACGGCGTCGCCTCCATCGCCCCCGTCAGCAGCTCCTCCCTCAGCACCATCTACCGCCAAAACGCCCGCAGCACCACCGTCACCGGCACCACGCCCAACTACTTCTCCATCAACAACTGGAAACTCGCCGACGGACGCTTCTTCACCGAAGGCGACCTCCGGGGCGGCCAGGCCGTCTGCGTCATCGGCGACACCGTCCGCCAGGAACTCTTCGGCAACGAAAACCCCATCGGCCAAAAAATCCGCATCGGCAAAGCCTCCAGCGAAGTCATCGGAATCCTCTCCGCCAAAGGCCAGTCCGGCATGGGCAATCAGGACGACACCATCATCGTCCCCCTCTCCACCCTGCAACGACGCCTCGTCGGAAAAACCTCCGCCCACGACATCGCCAGCATCACCATCTCCGCCGCCGAAGACGCCAACAGCGACCAGCTCATTGCCGACATCACCTCGCTCATGCGCCAACGCCGCAACCTGCAATCGAATCAGGACAACAACTTCAGCCTCTTCGACACCCGTCAAATTGCCGACACCCTCAGCGCCTCCACGCAAATGATGACCACCCTGCTCGCCGCCGTCGCCGGCGTCAGCCTCCTCGTTGGCGGCATCGGCATCATGAACATCATGCTCGTCAGCGTCACCGAACGCACCCGTGAAATCGGCATCCGGCTAGCCATCGGCGCCCGCGCCCGCGAAGTCCTCCTCCAGTTCCTCGTCGAAGCCATCACCCTCTCCACCATCGGCGGCATCGTCGGCATCCTGCTCGCCCTCGGCCTCTGCTTCAGCCTCGCCCAACTCATCCAGGTCCCCTTTCAATTCAACCCGCAAATCAACCTCACCGCCTTCCTCTTCTCCGCCGCCGTCGGCATCCTCTTTGGCTTCACCCCCGCCCAACGCGCCGCCCGCCTTGATCCCATCGACGCCCTGCGCCATGAGTAA
- a CDS encoding ABC transporter ATP-binding protein gives MNSSPLIQLRGLTKTYGHGDAAFQALRGIDLTIQKGDFVAIMGPSGSGKSTLMNTLGCLDTPTSGSYQYEGIPVETLNAHQRSLLRRHALGFVFQGFNLLSRTSALENVELPMLYRGLARSERQHLAREALAAVGLPTKLRNTPAELSGGQQQRVAIARAIVTNPSTLFADEPTGNLDSKTTEEIMHLLIRLNEERGITVLMVTHEDEVATYAKRIIRVKDGLIESDNTQARTGS, from the coding sequence ATGAACTCATCCCCGCTTATCCAGCTTCGTGGCCTCACCAAAACCTACGGCCACGGCGACGCCGCATTTCAAGCCCTTCGCGGCATCGACCTCACCATTCAAAAAGGCGATTTCGTCGCCATCATGGGCCCCAGCGGCTCCGGCAAATCCACCCTCATGAATACCCTTGGTTGCCTCGACACCCCCACCTCCGGCAGCTATCAATACGAAGGCATCCCCGTGGAAACCCTCAACGCCCACCAGCGTTCCCTCCTCCGCCGCCACGCCCTCGGTTTCGTCTTCCAGGGCTTCAACCTCCTCTCCCGCACCAGCGCGTTGGAAAACGTCGAACTCCCCATGCTCTACCGCGGTCTCGCCAGAAGCGAACGACAACATCTCGCCCGCGAAGCCCTCGCCGCCGTCGGACTCCCCACCAAGCTCCGCAACACGCCAGCCGAACTCTCCGGCGGACAACAACAACGCGTCGCCATCGCCCGCGCCATCGTCACCAATCCCAGCACCCTCTTCGCCGATGAACCCACCGGCAACCTCGACTCCAAAACCACCGAAGAGATCATGCATCTCCTCATCCGCCTCAACGAAGAACGCGGCATCACCGTGCTCATGGTCACCCACGAAGACGAAGTCGCCACCTACGCCAAACGCATCATCCGCGTCAAAGACGGCCTCATCGAATCCGACAACACTCAAGCCCGCACGGGCTCATAA